In the genome of Enterococcus hirae ATCC 9790, one region contains:
- a CDS encoding glycoside hydrolase family 1 protein: protein MKNKFPTDFLWGASTSAYQVEGAWNEEGKEPSVQDIKSIPEGTTDFKFASDHYHRLEEDVRLFKELGLKAYRFSISWSRVMPNGKVNPAGIAFYKRLIELLKENDIQPIVTVFHFDLPASIAEKGGWENRETIQAFADYCQVLFDHFGQDVPLWQTINEQNVMALAGSVIGTSNKSMKEKFQENHHMLVAQALVTSNYHKGNYNGKIGPAPNIASVYPASDKPEDQMAALYMSALRNWLFLDVAVFGKYNHNAWHLLEKIGAAPVITAEDQTILAEGTGDYIAFNYYNTMTVSSYFAKEQKIDQQSGFGIPGFFQTVENPHLPMTEFGWPIDPEGFRFTLNEIYSRYRLPLLVTENGIGASEQLIDGKIHDDYRIDYLHQHIQQMALAIEDGVEVIGYCPWSAIDLISTHEGINKRYGFIYVNRTDEELLDLARYKKDSFYWYQQVIEENGLGE, encoded by the coding sequence ATGAAAAATAAATTTCCAACAGATTTTTTATGGGGAGCTTCTACCAGTGCTTATCAAGTAGAAGGCGCTTGGAATGAAGAGGGGAAAGAACCATCTGTTCAGGATATCAAGTCTATCCCAGAAGGAACGACTGATTTTAAATTTGCCTCTGACCACTACCATCGATTGGAAGAAGATGTCCGTTTATTTAAAGAGTTAGGACTAAAAGCTTATCGTTTTTCGATTTCATGGAGTCGTGTAATGCCTAATGGAAAAGTGAATCCAGCTGGTATTGCTTTTTACAAACGTTTGATTGAGTTATTGAAAGAAAATGATATCCAACCAATCGTAACTGTTTTCCATTTTGATTTGCCTGCGTCCATTGCCGAAAAAGGTGGTTGGGAAAATAGAGAAACGATTCAAGCTTTTGCGGATTATTGTCAGGTATTATTTGACCATTTTGGGCAAGATGTTCCACTTTGGCAAACAATCAATGAACAAAATGTCATGGCATTGGCTGGTTCTGTAATTGGGACAAGTAATAAAAGTATGAAAGAAAAATTCCAAGAAAACCATCATATGTTAGTCGCACAAGCCCTCGTGACCAGTAATTACCACAAAGGGAATTATAACGGCAAAATTGGACCAGCACCTAACATCGCCAGTGTGTATCCTGCTTCAGATAAACCAGAGGATCAGATGGCCGCTTTATATATGAGTGCGCTTAGAAATTGGCTCTTTTTAGATGTTGCTGTTTTTGGGAAGTACAATCATAATGCTTGGCATTTATTAGAGAAGATTGGTGCGGCACCAGTGATTACTGCAGAAGATCAAACGATTTTAGCAGAAGGAACAGGAGACTACATTGCTTTTAACTACTATAATACAATGACCGTCTCCAGTTATTTTGCTAAAGAACAAAAAATAGATCAGCAATCCGGTTTTGGGATTCCAGGATTCTTTCAAACAGTCGAAAATCCACATTTACCAATGACGGAATTTGGCTGGCCTATTGATCCAGAAGGGTTTCGTTTTACTTTAAATGAAATTTATTCTCGCTATCGCTTACCACTCTTGGTGACAGAAAATGGGATCGGTGCATCAGAACAACTCATTGACGGGAAAATCCATGATGATTATCGAATTGATTATTTACATCAACACATCCAGCAAATGGCTTTAGCGATTGAAGATGGCGTTGAGGTGATCGGTTATTGCCCATGGAGTGCGATTGATTTGATCAGTACCCATGAAGGAATCAATAAAAGGTACGGATTTATCTATGTCAATCGGACCGATGAAGAGTTACTCGATTTAGCACGGTATAAAAAGGATAGCTTTTATTGGTATCAACAAGTGATTGAGGAAAATGGCTTAGGAGAATGA
- a CDS encoding DUF4091 domain-containing protein, giving the protein MQAYLVHESYKATNRLTAEQPQELTELTFYKNSKNACQLLLHDGRKNHFVLSNEFSIPDAIEIPIYRIAIESSLPVKAQFIDYYLGNEDILYADKLLEQTVKTYSGDRYAPIYLEFPLDTEIKSGSYSLEITVYRSYLTAGDEEVVTKKLMIDVSDYCFPDNVTQKFNLDIWQQPSNLARSFQVPLWSETHFRLIREMAASLAAIGQKSVTVIAGEIPWKGWFNYIVKDYPANLYEYSMIKVKKDLKGELTCDFTILDRYLQTMAEAGIDQEINVFGLLGVWQVPFFPLIQQLDYPEKIVVRYFDEVLQKIGFIENKNELKSYFNQLFEHFKEIEVWDKVRIISDEPKIHEIDTFKASLAELKSVDTSVQIKVAFDKENVLEQLLPDVDFPVTSFYCTCNHYQQLTQSHPGKTQYYICNYPDRPNTFLHSSLLETRIQGILAHCFKTDGMLRWAYNCWPENVREDIRYNTSSLPIGDTCLIYPSYSGQLLLSLRYKQLQRGIEDFYLVKEAVKKNPIVTQQLLDAFLGSSEPKEWMKDSHTSNQRLFNQQADEYEAFRKQLIASLS; this is encoded by the coding sequence ATGCAAGCTTACCTTGTCCATGAAAGTTATAAAGCGACCAATCGTCTGACGGCTGAACAGCCTCAGGAACTTACGGAGTTAACTTTTTATAAGAACAGTAAAAATGCTTGTCAGTTACTACTTCATGACGGGCGAAAAAACCATTTCGTACTATCGAATGAATTTTCGATACCAGATGCTATTGAGATACCGATTTATCGTATCGCTATCGAATCCTCGTTACCAGTAAAAGCTCAATTTATTGACTATTATTTAGGCAACGAAGATATATTGTATGCTGATAAGTTGTTAGAACAAACAGTGAAAACTTATTCAGGCGATCGTTATGCGCCAATTTATCTGGAATTTCCTTTGGATACTGAAATCAAGTCTGGCAGCTATTCACTAGAAATAACAGTTTACCGTTCATATTTGACAGCCGGTGACGAAGAAGTAGTGACGAAAAAATTAATGATTGACGTTTCAGATTATTGTTTTCCAGATAACGTGACTCAGAAATTTAATTTGGACATCTGGCAACAACCGTCTAATTTAGCGAGAAGTTTTCAAGTCCCACTTTGGAGTGAGACTCATTTCCGATTGATTCGCGAAATGGCTGCCAGTTTAGCAGCTATTGGGCAAAAATCGGTAACGGTTATCGCAGGCGAGATCCCTTGGAAAGGTTGGTTCAATTATATCGTCAAAGACTATCCAGCGAATCTCTATGAGTATTCAATGATCAAAGTCAAGAAGGATCTCAAAGGAGAATTGACGTGTGATTTCACCATTTTAGATCGCTATCTTCAAACGATGGCAGAAGCAGGTATCGATCAAGAAATCAACGTCTTTGGTTTGTTAGGTGTGTGGCAAGTACCATTCTTCCCATTGATCCAACAGTTAGATTACCCTGAAAAAATTGTGGTTCGCTATTTTGATGAAGTCTTGCAAAAGATCGGATTCATCGAAAACAAAAATGAATTGAAGTCCTATTTCAACCAATTATTTGAGCATTTCAAAGAGATTGAGGTATGGGACAAAGTCAGGATTATCTCTGATGAGCCGAAGATTCACGAAATAGACACCTTTAAAGCTTCATTAGCAGAATTAAAGTCAGTGGATACTAGTGTTCAGATAAAAGTCGCTTTTGATAAAGAAAACGTCTTGGAACAATTGCTGCCAGATGTCGATTTTCCGGTCACTTCTTTTTATTGTACGTGCAACCATTATCAGCAGTTAACACAAAGCCATCCAGGAAAGACACAATATTATATTTGTAATTATCCTGATCGTCCGAATACCTTTTTACACAGCTCATTACTAGAGACTCGTATCCAAGGAATTTTAGCGCATTGCTTCAAAACAGATGGTATGCTGCGTTGGGCATATAATTGCTGGCCAGAAAATGTGCGAGAAGATATCCGCTATAATACTAGTTCGTTACCGATCGGTGATACTTGTCTCATTTATCCTAGCTATTCTGGACAGTTATTGTTGTCTTTACGTTACAAACAATTGCAAAGAGGAATTGAAGATTTTTACCTGGTCAAAGAAGCAGTGAAAAAGAATCCGATTGTCACACAACAATTGTTAGATGCATTTCTAGGCAGCAGCGAACCAAAAGAATGGATGAAAGATAGCCACACAAGCAACCAACGTTTGTTTAATCAACAGGCAGACGAATACGAAGCATTTCGAAAACAATTGATTGCTTCCTTGTCTTAG
- a CDS encoding ROK family protein yields MVVLGIDIGGTMIKTALISQNEVSFKKRFPTPSDKEQFQRLLSQMIRDYQEIQSFHKIAFSVPGSVDQSGTVRFGGAVPYLDQLQLQSFLELENFEVFVENDAKAATSCEMKYGNLKGIQQAAAIILGTGVGMGICINGQLYKGTHMQAGEISFMIRDRQITGQDSFVGMGLSAVWLIKQLAELLKVDDEGEQVFAALKDSENESAKALFHDYCKQVAFLCFNVQTLLDVEKIVIGGGISQQEYLVQTIQQAYRELFTVAPIIKKTLQPMTIEAAKFQADANLIGAAIKENEDEK; encoded by the coding sequence ATGGTCGTTTTAGGGATTGATATTGGAGGGACGATGATCAAGACCGCTCTGATTTCTCAGAATGAAGTTTCTTTTAAAAAGCGTTTTCCAACACCTTCAGACAAAGAGCAATTTCAACGATTATTATCACAAATGATTCGTGACTATCAAGAGATCCAATCATTCCATAAAATTGCTTTTTCAGTACCTGGATCGGTTGATCAGTCTGGGACAGTTCGCTTCGGCGGTGCTGTTCCTTATCTGGATCAACTCCAATTGCAATCGTTTTTAGAGTTGGAGAATTTCGAAGTGTTCGTTGAAAATGATGCCAAAGCTGCTACTTCCTGTGAAATGAAATATGGCAATTTAAAAGGGATCCAACAAGCCGCAGCAATTATTTTGGGAACTGGAGTTGGCATGGGCATTTGTATCAATGGACAGCTTTATAAAGGAACGCACATGCAAGCCGGTGAAATTAGCTTTATGATCCGTGATCGTCAGATTACTGGTCAAGACTCGTTTGTAGGTATGGGACTGTCGGCTGTTTGGTTGATCAAACAATTAGCTGAATTATTAAAAGTAGACGACGAGGGCGAACAGGTCTTTGCTGCCTTAAAAGACAGTGAGAATGAGTCAGCCAAAGCTTTATTTCATGATTATTGTAAACAGGTTGCTTTTCTTTGTTTCAATGTTCAAACGCTGCTAGATGTTGAAAAGATCGTCATTGGTGGAGGAATCAGTCAACAAGAATATTTGGTCCAGACGATTCAACAAGCTTATCGAGAGCTGTTTACAGTAGCGCCAATCATCAAAAAAACATTACAACCAATGACGATTGAAGCAGCAAAATTTCAAGCAGACGCCAATTTAATTGGTGCGGCCATAAAGGAGAATGAAGATGAAAAATAA
- a CDS encoding alpha/beta hydrolase, with product MRTKEIIFDRKANTGLKLYLQEELFESQPIEQRPFILVIPGGGYSFCSEREGEPIALSFLSKGYHAGVLHYHVGEHRHFQKALSDGQKAMELLQECAEEWQIDRHKIAVIGFSAGGHLAAAMSTMLATKPALCLLGYPAILASFSEVMGISAPSLEECVTSDTPPTFLFSTFEDSIVPIENSLLYLRALEENDVPFESHIFQKGPHGLSLATKWYRTSDEVTDERFARWFPFAMEWMESQWEEQEKGNELSTREIIDIPIFQLVKESENQQVLQRFFPGWQDPSRFKLVKRLNLKQLRRMIPDQMTNERFEQLIDGLNRPKEEH from the coding sequence ATGAGAACAAAAGAAATTATTTTTGATCGCAAGGCAAATACCGGTCTCAAGCTTTACTTACAAGAAGAATTGTTTGAATCGCAGCCAATCGAACAACGTCCGTTTATTTTAGTAATTCCTGGGGGTGGGTATTCTTTTTGTAGTGAAAGAGAAGGGGAACCGATCGCATTAAGCTTTCTGTCAAAGGGCTATCATGCAGGTGTTTTACATTATCATGTAGGAGAACATCGTCATTTTCAAAAAGCATTGTCTGATGGACAAAAAGCAATGGAATTACTTCAAGAATGTGCGGAAGAATGGCAGATTGATCGTCATAAGATTGCGGTCATTGGCTTTTCAGCAGGTGGGCATTTAGCAGCAGCCATGTCGACAATGTTAGCGACTAAACCCGCTCTATGTTTATTAGGTTATCCAGCTATCCTCGCTTCTTTTTCAGAGGTCATGGGTATTTCGGCTCCTTCTTTGGAAGAATGCGTGACGAGTGATACGCCGCCGACGTTTTTATTCTCCACATTTGAAGATTCGATCGTTCCTATCGAAAATTCCTTACTATATTTACGTGCGTTAGAAGAAAATGATGTTCCTTTTGAATCACATATTTTTCAAAAAGGACCTCATGGACTTTCTTTGGCAACTAAGTGGTACCGCACATCTGATGAAGTGACAGACGAACGTTTTGCTCGCTGGTTTCCATTTGCGATGGAATGGATGGAATCACAGTGGGAAGAACAAGAAAAAGGCAACGAATTATCGACCAGAGAGATCATCGACATACCGATTTTTCAACTCGTAAAAGAGTCAGAAAATCAGCAAGTTCTCCAACGATTTTTCCCTGGCTGGCAAGATCCTAGTCGTTTCAAATTAGTAAAAAGACTTAATTTAAAGCAATTGCGGCGAATGATTCCAGATCAAATGACGAATGAACGATTTGAACAATTGATCGATGGATTGAATCGACCAAAGGAGGAGCATTGA
- a CDS encoding putative mucin/carbohydrate-binding domain-containing protein, translating to MKKYAVSLLLFVFGICVLSANVGAQEVTSKEIFSIPEPTWIFNSGMSKGKNHDRQDLGFILSENTELRMRQTNAHFKNKLKLRLLGNDKKNEKSIEVGSNWVSIRADEPLVPFIDTPYGEGSAQIEYEVVTSKGMKALPVYKYHGNETMFFSMWDTEDAEYALIQGVDFQLLMPKLDKELVRNLKDFPSIDALIGYHHGIFALFNGIAGFDGSAPENQNGANRYFLKADDSGAGAAYYGGDWTANSEPTTDMWLKELSWATLHEIAHGYQAGFDGQDMYTGEVSNNLFGVQYQYEKYGKKADDIGWLFNLGKKEEVENKLYDKLIRDGDTYHDVDVREQLILLTMFKQKAGNDSFTKIYQEYRKMANQSDFKDWEYTLPNLMNRIYSENSKQDFSAALKKRGLYLDEFQAEKNRVAGYPAVASLADIVSENELVRARQLIDPNYLINSNFELVTNEEIASLGLVGDLTIEILPSDLSNFEGLTVELKDGATIIASQPVQQKMTFKNIPNGVYHLEFSGEQMKYYLPSENYVYVKETQNHASLSLIKADISKLADEDLIFYGFSDQWSGSLRTNLNSREATLTLNIPKPHYLFKDELYVKVTIKSQDGKIRYEKSINGDIPERFTDDHLLLEIGDSIEIYHAEARNRLKGPENLIDRGQNTNHWLVTEHGLKHLGLNNNPEKDLMKKIEKLGNSLVKAEGIKPMAWERSMAKKQLWTAIQSLSPKDTEHYMSQYYVLFK from the coding sequence AAGTCACGTCAAAAGAGATTTTTAGTATTCCGGAGCCGACGTGGATCTTCAACTCAGGGATGAGTAAAGGGAAAAACCATGATCGTCAGGATCTAGGTTTTATCTTAAGCGAAAATACCGAATTGAGAATGAGACAGACAAATGCTCATTTCAAGAATAAGTTAAAATTGCGACTACTAGGAAACGATAAAAAGAATGAAAAAAGTATCGAAGTTGGATCTAATTGGGTAAGTATCCGTGCAGATGAGCCCTTGGTTCCATTTATTGATACACCGTACGGAGAAGGATCAGCACAGATCGAATACGAAGTGGTGACTTCCAAAGGAATGAAAGCGTTACCTGTTTATAAATATCATGGGAATGAGACCATGTTTTTTTCAATGTGGGATACGGAGGATGCAGAGTATGCGTTAATTCAAGGAGTAGATTTCCAATTACTCATGCCCAAATTGGACAAAGAACTAGTGAGAAACTTAAAAGATTTTCCATCAATTGATGCGTTGATTGGGTATCATCACGGTATTTTTGCTTTATTTAACGGTATCGCTGGTTTTGATGGTTCCGCACCAGAAAATCAGAACGGCGCGAATCGTTACTTTTTAAAGGCAGATGATTCTGGCGCAGGTGCTGCTTATTATGGGGGTGATTGGACAGCTAATAGTGAACCTACGACAGATATGTGGTTGAAAGAACTAAGTTGGGCAACATTACATGAAATTGCTCACGGTTATCAAGCTGGTTTTGATGGGCAAGATATGTATACTGGCGAAGTGTCAAATAATTTATTTGGGGTCCAATATCAGTATGAAAAATATGGAAAAAAAGCAGATGACATCGGTTGGTTGTTTAATTTAGGTAAAAAAGAAGAAGTCGAAAACAAGCTATATGATAAGTTGATCCGTGACGGAGACACTTACCATGATGTCGATGTGCGTGAACAACTGATTTTATTAACGATGTTCAAACAAAAAGCTGGAAATGACTCCTTCACTAAGATATATCAGGAATATCGTAAAATGGCTAATCAAAGTGATTTCAAAGATTGGGAATATACATTACCTAATTTAATGAATCGTATCTACAGTGAAAATAGTAAGCAGGATTTTTCTGCTGCCTTAAAAAAACGTGGGTTGTATCTTGATGAATTTCAAGCAGAAAAAAATCGTGTGGCAGGTTATCCAGCTGTGGCTTCATTGGCAGATATTGTCTCTGAAAATGAGTTGGTGCGTGCACGTCAATTGATTGACCCAAACTATTTGATCAATTCTAATTTTGAATTGGTTACTAACGAAGAAATCGCCTCTCTAGGGTTGGTTGGTGATTTGACCATTGAAATTCTTCCTAGCGATTTGAGTAACTTTGAAGGGCTCACAGTTGAATTAAAAGATGGAGCAACTATTATAGCGAGTCAACCAGTACAACAAAAAATGACATTCAAAAATATTCCTAACGGGGTCTATCATTTAGAATTTTCTGGTGAACAAATGAAGTATTATTTACCAAGCGAAAATTATGTTTATGTAAAGGAAACCCAAAACCATGCTTCTCTTTCATTAATCAAAGCTGATATCAGTAAGTTAGCCGATGAAGATCTTATCTTTTATGGTTTTAGTGATCAATGGTCAGGCTCATTAAGAACGAATTTGAATTCAAGAGAAGCAACACTTACCTTAAATATACCAAAACCTCATTATTTATTTAAAGATGAACTCTATGTAAAAGTGACCATCAAATCTCAGGATGGCAAAATTAGGTATGAAAAATCGATTAATGGAGACATACCTGAACGATTCACCGATGACCATTTGTTGCTTGAGATAGGAGATAGCATAGAAATCTACCATGCAGAAGCAAGAAATCGTTTGAAAGGTCCAGAAAATCTTATTGATCGTGGACAAAATACTAACCACTGGCTAGTTACGGAACATGGGTTAAAACACCTTGGATTAAACAATAATCCAGAAAAAGATCTTATGAAAAAAATTGAAAAATTAGGGAATTCATTAGTAAAAGCTGAGGGTATTAAACCGATGGCGTGGGAAAGATCAATGGCTAAAAAACAATTATGGACAGCCATACAATCTCTATCTCCAAAAGATACAGAACATTATATGTCCCAATATTATGTTTTGTTTAAATAG
- a CDS encoding AraC family transcriptional regulator, with protein MLLFTDHSYDEISHLLAYSSQSHFIQVFKKVAGCTPKEYKSIHYAHSLV; from the coding sequence TTGTTATTGTTTACAGATCATTCTTACGATGAAATCAGTCACTTGCTTGCTTATTCTAGTCAAAGTCATTTTATTCAAGTGTTCAAAAAGGTCGCCGGCTGTACCCCAAAAGAATACAAAAGTATCCACTATGCCCATTCATTAGTCTGA
- a CDS encoding glycoside hydrolase family 3 N-terminal domain-containing protein, giving the protein MEADQLQALFDRLSVQEKIAQMIQLNGSILSENDVMNTGPMEELGLPQELDVFEIGSIYNINDHQKLKELQTKVLAKSKHKIPMLFMSDVIYGFRTIFPIPLAQAGSYDFELIQQAAKLTAEESYLNGLHVLFSPMLDLARDPRWGRVMESPGEDVYTAKEFAKSIVNGYQGDSETKIPEKHVAACLKHFAAYGAPEAGREYQAVDMSHQRLFNEYLQPYQAAIEAKCELVMTAFNLLNGVPATGNEWLNREILRSRFGFDGVLVSDYAAIKELIPHGYAKDEIDAAKKALIAGVDLDMMTSIYANHLSELVQEPRFMQLLDEAVWRILMLKNKLGLFENPYRGLEEVNTGEILTEKAKEAAVELVEKSCVLLKNNDTLPLVPNQKIAVIGPYGESPLTLGFWASVSGKPQDTVTLKEGLSRHFATDHLMFAKGYNLFDSYDGFGPLKKGMELLNGPIAEEESLMEEAYQISQKADVIVLTFGEQFLESGEGASKAHLQISKKQQRLIKKLHELNKPIIGVLYTGRPLVITDIEKYFDSLLLVWFPGTMGGIGIANLLAGKVSPSARLSMTFPRSEGQLPIYYAQTSTGRPISTSNHSERFVSKYIDESNDPLFKFGAGMSYASFESQLLRSEQKDQFIEINYLVKNRSDVSAETVTHLYLHQEYASIVQPEKRLVSSQRIYLEANQEKQARINIPISDLAIFDNNGNSWIEEGVYHFYLNVDGLESVTTWEYKQ; this is encoded by the coding sequence ATGGAAGCAGATCAGTTACAAGCTTTGTTTGATCGATTATCTGTTCAGGAAAAAATCGCACAAATGATCCAACTGAATGGAAGTATTCTATCAGAAAATGATGTGATGAATACTGGGCCAATGGAAGAATTAGGATTACCTCAAGAGTTAGATGTATTTGAGATTGGCTCTATTTATAATATCAACGATCATCAAAAATTAAAAGAACTACAAACAAAAGTTTTAGCAAAAAGTAAACACAAGATACCCATGTTGTTTATGTCAGATGTCATCTATGGGTTTCGGACAATTTTCCCCATACCTCTAGCTCAAGCTGGTTCTTACGATTTTGAGCTAATTCAACAAGCAGCTAAGTTAACAGCAGAAGAAAGTTATTTAAATGGCTTACATGTCTTGTTTTCACCAATGTTAGATTTAGCGCGTGATCCACGTTGGGGGAGGGTTATGGAATCTCCAGGCGAAGATGTTTATACGGCGAAAGAGTTTGCAAAAAGTATCGTCAATGGTTATCAGGGAGATAGTGAGACAAAAATTCCAGAAAAACATGTAGCCGCATGTCTGAAGCACTTTGCAGCTTATGGAGCACCGGAAGCAGGACGGGAATATCAAGCTGTAGATATGTCCCATCAACGGCTTTTCAATGAATATCTACAGCCTTATCAAGCAGCAATTGAAGCAAAATGTGAATTAGTAATGACTGCTTTTAATTTGTTGAATGGAGTTCCTGCAACTGGAAATGAATGGTTGAATCGAGAGATTTTACGTTCTCGCTTTGGTTTTGATGGCGTATTAGTTTCAGACTATGCAGCAATCAAAGAACTGATTCCTCACGGGTATGCCAAAGACGAAATAGATGCAGCCAAAAAGGCACTCATTGCAGGTGTTGATTTAGACATGATGACTTCGATTTATGCCAATCACCTGTCTGAATTAGTACAAGAGCCACGATTTATGCAACTTCTCGATGAAGCGGTGTGGCGTATTTTAATGTTAAAAAATAAATTGGGCTTATTTGAAAATCCTTATCGTGGCTTGGAAGAAGTGAATACTGGAGAAATCTTAACCGAAAAAGCTAAAGAAGCAGCAGTCGAGTTGGTTGAAAAAAGTTGTGTTCTTTTAAAAAATAATGACACACTTCCATTAGTACCAAATCAAAAAATTGCTGTGATCGGTCCATACGGCGAAAGTCCTCTCACTTTAGGTTTTTGGGCTTCAGTCAGCGGAAAGCCACAAGATACGGTTACTTTGAAGGAAGGATTGAGTCGCCATTTTGCGACAGATCACTTAATGTTTGCTAAAGGATACAATTTATTCGATTCTTATGATGGGTTTGGACCTCTGAAAAAAGGAATGGAATTATTGAATGGGCCAATTGCAGAAGAGGAATCATTAATGGAAGAAGCTTACCAGATTTCTCAAAAGGCTGATGTGATTGTATTAACATTTGGCGAACAATTTCTCGAAAGTGGTGAAGGAGCTTCTAAAGCTCACTTACAGATTTCAAAAAAACAACAACGTTTGATCAAAAAATTACATGAATTAAATAAACCAATTATAGGCGTACTATATACCGGTCGACCGCTAGTCATAACGGATATAGAAAAATATTTCGATAGTTTATTACTTGTCTGGTTTCCTGGAACGATGGGTGGGATCGGAATCGCTAATTTACTTGCTGGTAAAGTCAGTCCTTCTGCTCGTCTATCGATGACGTTTCCTAGAAGTGAAGGACAACTACCGATTTATTATGCTCAGACCTCCACAGGCAGACCAATATCAACAAGCAATCATTCTGAGCGTTTTGTCTCAAAATATATCGATGAATCCAATGATCCGCTATTCAAATTTGGAGCGGGAATGAGTTACGCCTCATTCGAAAGTCAATTACTGAGAAGTGAGCAAAAAGACCAATTTATTGAGATCAATTATTTAGTGAAAAATCGATCGGATGTTTCAGCAGAAACTGTGACACATCTTTATCTTCATCAAGAATATGCTTCGATTGTCCAACCGGAAAAACGATTGGTCAGCAGTCAGCGAATCTATTTAGAAGCAAATCAAGAAAAGCAAGCAAGAATCAATATTCCAATTTCTGACTTAGCTATCTTTGATAATAATGGAAATAGTTGGATAGAAGAAGGTGTCTACCATTTTTATTTAAATGTCGACGGGTTAGAAAGTGTTACCACATGGGAATATAAACAATAG
- a CDS encoding PTS sugar transporter subunit IIC — translation MEKLEAFLGSKLLPLSQKLQQNKVLAALMEGFIRTSPITLGIALITIVGNFPIPGWIDYLTSLGIYPHVEAITNGATGVFSLYVVYSLAFSYAKQLGTNERNAAIISLASFVMLMPQTVATMAMQNGEAVDSTIAALRLDFLGGQGLFIGMIVALVVTQLYAYLSKKNIVLKLPDSVPPMVTQSLAPVFVVTIIFVFVFILRILFGLTKSGSIFQFFIDVINAPLNALVASPLSIIIIMEVLAVLWFFGIHNAVLQGPLGAISMTMVVSNIAAFQKNEALPYLIPSVIYMGMYAAGFMGFVTFFMIRSKSAKMKQLGKLSVIPAIFNITEPLMFGMPIILNPLFFIPQVFTQLIAGFVTWGLTTTILPISLNPMISLLPWTTPTFVKMPLSGGINYTILMVICMGIGILMWYPFIKIADKKEYELELKAEAEAKEAKEKMAGVIAEEVQA, via the coding sequence ATGGAAAAATTAGAAGCGTTTTTAGGAAGTAAGTTATTACCATTATCGCAAAAATTACAACAAAATAAAGTGTTAGCTGCTTTGATGGAAGGGTTTATTCGTACGAGTCCAATCACTTTGGGGATTGCGCTGATTACGATCGTAGGGAACTTCCCAATTCCTGGTTGGATCGATTATTTGACTTCATTAGGTATTTACCCACATGTAGAAGCTATTACAAATGGTGCAACTGGGGTATTTTCATTGTATGTCGTTTATAGTCTGGCTTTTTCTTATGCAAAACAACTGGGGACGAATGAGCGAAACGCAGCCATTATTTCTTTAGCTAGTTTTGTGATGTTGATGCCTCAAACTGTCGCAACAATGGCTATGCAAAATGGAGAGGCTGTAGACTCTACGATTGCAGCATTACGCTTAGATTTCTTAGGCGGACAAGGCTTGTTTATTGGAATGATCGTTGCGTTAGTGGTTACTCAACTTTATGCTTATCTATCGAAAAAAAATATTGTGCTTAAATTACCAGATAGCGTACCTCCGATGGTTACGCAATCATTGGCACCGGTCTTTGTTGTAACAATCATCTTTGTCTTTGTATTTATTCTGCGTATCTTATTTGGTTTGACAAAATCTGGCTCGATTTTCCAATTCTTTATCGATGTGATCAATGCACCGCTTAACGCGTTGGTTGCTAGTCCATTATCAATTATTATTATCATGGAAGTATTAGCTGTCCTTTGGTTCTTTGGAATTCACAACGCAGTTTTACAAGGACCATTAGGAGCAATCAGTATGACGATGGTTGTCTCAAATATCGCAGCTTTCCAAAAAAATGAAGCTTTGCCTTACTTGATTCCTTCTGTGATCTACATGGGAATGTACGCTGCAGGCTTCATGGGATTTGTGACGTTCTTTATGATTCGTAGTAAATCTGCCAAAATGAAACAACTTGGGAAATTATCCGTGATTCCTGCCATTTTCAACATTACGGAACCCTTGATGTTTGGTATGCCGATTATTTTAAACCCATTGTTTTTCATTCCACAAGTCTTTACACAGTTGATCGCAGGCTTTGTGACGTGGGGATTAACCACAACTATTTTACCGATTTCATTGAACCCAATGATAAGTTTATTGCCTTGGACGACACCAACTTTTGTTAAGATGCCACTTTCTGGTGGAATAAATTATACAATCTTGATGGTTATTTGCATGGGTATCGGGATCTTGATGTGGTATCCATTTATCAAGATTGCTGACAAAAAAGAGTATGAATTAGAATTAAAAGCAGAAGCCGAAGCTAAGGAAGCAAAAGAAAAGATGGCTGGTGTGATTGCAGAAGAAGTTCAAGCATAA